The proteins below come from a single Aspergillus oryzae RIB40 DNA, chromosome 5 genomic window:
- a CDS encoding ATP-binding cassette family ATPase ARB1 (predicted transporter (ABC superfamily)), which yields MVSASKAARLAKRADGDSKKKLGKGKKSGTESPQVDSDVPADDQPATTTEKMKEVEKLTAQMDKHGLSDRVTTGVLSSMESSRDVKVTSASLVFHGKVLITDSTLELNFGRRYGLLGENGCGKSTLLKAIAHREYPIPEHIDIYLLNEGAPPTELGALEWVVTEAQNQLDRMEKQAEDILEEQGPDSPILEDLYDRMDKMDPSTFHTRASLILTGLGFNKVTINKKTKDMSGGWRMRVALAKALFVKPSLLLLDDPTAHLDLEACVWLEEYLKKWERTLVLVSHSMDFLNGVCTNMIDMRMKQLLYYGGNYDSYHKTRSEQETNQMKAYNKQQEEIAHIKKFIASAGTYANLVRQAKSRQKILDKMEADGFIQPVIPDRIFSFRFAEVEKLPPPVLSFDDVSFSYSGSWEDTLYEHLDFGVDMDSRTALVGPNGVGKSTLLRIMTGKLQPIGGRVSRHTHLKLGMYSQHSAEQLDLTKSSLDFVRDKFPEKSQDYQYWRQQLGRYGLSGESQTALMGTLSEGQKSRIVFALLAIESPNMILLDEPTNGLDIPTIDSLADAINAYSGGVVVVSHDFRLLDKIAKDIMVCENKTVTRWDGTIGQYKDHLRKKMIDAGAV from the exons gaagaagctcggcaagggaaagaagagcggTACTGAGTCCCCCCAGGTCGACAGTGACGTCCCGGCCGATGATCAGCCCGCCACCACGAccgagaagatgaaggaggttgagaagCTTACAGCACAGATGGACAAGCATGGCCTTTCGGATCGTGTCACGACCGGTGTGCTCTCTTCCATGGAATCCTCTCGCGACGTCAAGGTCACCTCCGCTTCCCTGGTGTTCCACGGCAAGGTCCTTATCACCGACTCTACTCTCGAACTGAACTTCGGTCGTCGTTACGGTCTTCTGGGTGAGAACGGCTGTGGCAAATCCACTCTGCTGAAGGCTATCGCCCATCGTGAATACCCTATCCCCGAGCATATCGATATCTACCTGCTGAATGAAGGTGCCCCTCCTACTGAGCTTGGTGCCCTGGAGTGGGTCGTCACTGAGGCCCAGAACCAGCTTGACCGGATGGAGAAGCAGGCtgaagatatcctggaagAGCAAGGTCCTGACAGCCCTATCCTCGAGGATCTGTATGAT CGTATGGACAAAATGGATCCCTCCACTTTCCACACTCGTGCTTCCTTGATCTTGACTGGTCTGGGATTCAACAAAGTtaccatcaacaagaagaccaaggacaTGTCCGGTGGTTGGCGTATGCGTGTGGCTCTTGCCAAGGCTCTGTTCGTCAAGCCTTCCCTGCTTCTGCTGGACGACCCTACTGCTCACTTGGATCTCGAGGCCTGTGTGTGGTTGGAAGAATACCTGAAGAAGTGGGAGCGCACCCTCGTCCTGGTTTCCCACTCCATGGACTTCTTGAACGGTGTCTGTACCAACATGATTGATATGCGCATGAAGCAGCTCCTGTACTACGGTGGTAATTACGATTCTTACCACAAGACCCGTAGCGAACAGGAGACGAACCAGATGAAGGCATACAATAAGCAGCAGGAAGAAATTGCCCACATCAAGAAGTTCATCGCTTCCGCCGGTACATATGCCAACTTGGTTAGACAGGCCAAGTCGCGTCAGAAGATCCTCGACAAGATGGAGGCCGATGGTTTCATCCAGCCCGTTATCCCCGACAGAATCTTCAGCTTCCGCTTTGCCGAAGTTGAGAAGCTTCCCCCTCCCGTCCTGTCCTTCGATGATGTCAGCTTCTCCTACTCCGGCAGCTGGGAGGATACCCTGTATGAGCACCTTGACTTCGGTGTCGACATGGATTCCAGAACTGCTCTGGTCGGCCCCAACGGTGTCGGCAAGTCCACTCTGCTGCGCATCATGACCGGAAAGCTGCAACCCATTGGTGGTCGTGTCAGCCGTCACACTCACTTGAAGTTGGGCATGTACAGTCAGCACTCTGCCGAGCAGCTCGATCTGACCAAGTCGTCTCTTGACTTCGTCCGCGACAAGTTCCCCGAGAAGAGTCAGGACTACCAGTACTGGCGTCAACAGCTCGGCCGTTATGGTCTGAGCGGTGAGTCTCAGACTGCTCTGATGGGCACTCTGTCTGAGGGTCAGAAGAGCCGTATCGTGTTCGCTCTGTTGGCCATTGAATCCCCGAACATGATCCTTCTCGACGAACCTACTAACGGTCTCGATATCCCCACCATTGACAGTCTGGCTGATGCCATCAACGCCTACAGCGGTGGTGTCGTTGTCGTGTCCCACGACTTCCGTCTCCTCGACAAGATCGCCAAGGACATCATGGTCTGTGAGAACAAGACCGTTACCCGGTGGGATGGTACTATCGGCCAGTACAAGGACCACCTgcgcaagaagatgattgacGCCGGTGCTGTCTAA
- a CDS encoding TFIIH complex kinase subunit CCL1 (Cdk activating kinase (CAK)/RNA polymerase II transcription initiation/nucleotide excision repair factor TFIIH/TFIIK, cyclin H subunit), translating into MIEDDFYRSSSQFRLWSYTEASLQSLRATTNANASERVRSALRKSREAQQSATSSAAGTPAANQNGSDADSKAGGEETEIECLTPEEEHQLVRYFCEQIIELGEMYKPPLPTIVRATAIQYLRRFYLTNSPMTYHPKSIMLCALFLATKTDNYYLSLRQFAEVIPGGTTPEDIIQPEFLVMQSLRFTFDVRHPFRGLEGGIMELQAISQGMGQPAPHFPTQTPDDLKRKLHSLPASPTTSSSSITNRLARAHHNTREILKSAAQMTDAYFLYTPSQIWLAAFMIADKPLAEFYLETKLGGPQQQQQGSPLYELRTKLLRTLTDCSHLLQAYKPLASDPDQKKNLRRIRKKLTHCQNPDKAGVAGQKRIPAAAAAVAAAGDPATSESEMERLAKKRKLDGGQPNDIFGGELVTQRTKEAQQPQ; encoded by the exons ATGATCGAAGACGATTTCTATCGCTCCTCATCCCAGTTCCGACTTTGGTCCTACACAGAGGCATCTTTACAATCCCTACGCGCAACGACAAACGCAAACGCCAGTGAGCGAGTACGGTCCGCACTCCGAAAATCGCGAGAGGCGCAACAATCAGCCACCTCATCCGCAGCGGGAACACCAGCAGCAAACCAGAATGGAAGCGACGCAGACAGCAAAGCAGGCGGCGAAGAGACGGAGATCGAGTGCCTAAcacctgaagaagagcaccAGCTGGTGCGATACTTCTGCGAACAGATCATAGAGTTAGGGGAGATGTACAAACCTCCACTCCCAACAATAGTCCGG GCCACAGCAATCCAATACCTCCGACGCTTCTACCTAACCAACTCCCCAATGACCTACCACCCGAAATCAATCATGCTCTGcgccctcttcctcgccacAAAAACAGACAACTACTACCTCTCCCTCCGCCAATTCGCAGAAGTAATCCCCGGCGGCACAACACCGGAAGACATAATCCAGCCTGAGTTTCTGGTCATGCAAAGCCTCCGCTTCACGTTCGACGTCCGGCACCCCTTCCGCGGCCTCGAAGGCGGCATCATGGAACTCCAAGCCATATCTCAAGGCATGGGCCAACCAGCACCACACTTCCCAACCCAGACACCAGATGACCTCAAACGCAAACTCCATTCCCTCCCCGCATCACCGActacatcctcatcctccatcacAAACCGACTTGCCCGCGCGCACCACAACACCCGCGAGATCCTCAAATCCGCCGCCCAAATGACAGACGCTTACTTCCTCTACACGCCGTCCCAGATCTGGCTCGCTGCGTTCATGATCGCAGATAAGCCGCTAGCGGAGTTCTATCTCGAGACTAAGCTGGGCGGAccccaacagcagcagcagggatCCCCGCTTTATGAGCTCAGGACGAAGCTCCTCCGTACCTTGACTGATTGCTCTCACCTCCTTCAGGCGTACAAACCCCTCGCCTCAGATCCggaccagaagaagaacctaAGACGCATCAGGAAGAAGCTCACCCACTGCCAGAACCCGGACAAGGCTGGAGTAGCGGGCCAGAAGCGTATCCCTGCTGCGGCGGCAGCAGTAGCAGCGGCTGGTGATCCGGCAACCTCTGAGAGCGAGATGGAGCGACTGGCAAAGAAGCGCAAGTTAGACGGGGGACAGCCGAATGATATATTTGGAGGTGAATTAGTGACGCAACGGACGAAGGAGGCGCAACAGCCTCAATAG
- a CDS encoding E2 ubiquitin-conjugating protein UBC1 (ubiquitin-protein ligase), giving the protein MASNRSRRIAKEIADIHADTQSGITAEPVGSDEDLTHLRGTFPGPPGTPYEGGTYVVDIKIPTDYPFRPPVMKFHTKVWHPNISSQTGAICLDTLSSAWSPVLTIKSALLSLQSLLSTPEPKDPQDAEVATMLLRKPKEFERVAQTWATLYAGAPSKNAGEGSGGATNESLRQQELKSREEQEKEDLAKYDGYNKDLIDRFCSMGFDVDRVVAAFKYYGIDRMNGEDYELEEAYMGDVTARLLGEP; this is encoded by the exons ATGGCCTCCAACCGATCCCGGCGTATCGCAAAGGAAATAGCCGATATACACGCCGATACGCAGTCTGGGATCACAGCCGAACCAGTAGGCAGCGATGAAGACCTCACACATCTACGCGGTACATTTCCGGGGCCCccaggtactccgtatgagGGCGGCACCTACGTTGTGGATATAAAAATACCAACGGACTATCCGTTTCGGCCGCCAGTAATGAAATTCCATACCAAGGTCTGGCATCCGAATATCAGTAGCCAAACG GGAGCTATTTGCCTTGATACTCTGTCGTCGGCGTGGTCCCCCGTTCTCACCATCAAGTCCGCTCTGTTGTCACTACAATCTCTGCTTAGCACCCCCGAGCCTAAGGATCCTCAAGACGCTGAGGTTGCCACTATGCTCCTACGGAAACCAAAGGAATTTGAGAGAGTTGCCCAAACCTGGGCTACTCTGTATGCTGGGGCTCCTAGCAAGAATGCGGGAGAGGGTAGTGGTGGCGCTACTAACGAATCGCTGCGACAGCAAGAGCTTAAGTCAAGGGAggaacaggagaaggaagatttAGCTAA ATATGATGGGTACAATAAAGACTTGATCGACCGCTTCTGCAGCATGGGCTTCGATGTGGACCGTGTAGTGGCCGCCTTCAAATACTACGGTATTGATCGGATGAACGGAGAAGACTACGAATTAGAAGAGGCCTACATGGGCGACGTTACTGCACGGCTCCTAGGTGAGCCGTAA
- a CDS encoding proteasome regulatory particle base subunit RPT2 (26S proteasome regulatory complex, ATPase RPT2), protein MGNQQSNIGGGPGGDGRDDKDKKDKPRYEPPPPPTTRLGRKKRKAAGPSTASKLPDIFPTSRCKLRYLRMQRVHDHLLLEEEYVENMERLRKTKAQAAHDSVSRSEFDIMDRNADERGRVDDMRGTPMGVGNLEELIDDDHAIVSSATGPEYYVSIMSFVDKDLLEPGASILLHHKSVSVVGVLTEESDPLVSVMKLDKAPTESYADIGGLETQIQEVRESVELPLLHPELYEEMGIKPPKGVILYGAPGTGKTLLAKAVANQTSATFLRIVGSELIQKYLGDGPRLVRQIFQVAAEHAPSIVFIDEIDAIGTKRYDSTSGGEREIQRTMLELLNQLDGFDDRGDVKVIMATNKIETLDPALIRPGRIDRKILFENPDQNTKKKIFTLHTSKMSLGDDVDLDEFINQKDDLSGADIRAICTEAGLMALRERRMRVQMEDFRSARERIMKTKQDGGPVEGLYL, encoded by the exons ATG GGTAACCAGCAGTCCAACATCGGCGGAGGCCCCGGGGGCGATGGAAGGGATGATAAGGATAAGAAG GACAAGCCCAGATACgaaccacctcctcctcccacgaCTCGTCTTGGACGTaagaagcgcaaggctgCCGGCCCAAGTACAGCTTCCAAACTCCCCGACATCTTCCCAACGTCACGATGCAAATTACGATACTTGCGAATGCAACGGGTCCACGATCACTTGCTgctagaagaagaatatgtcGAGAATATGGAACGTCTACGCAAAACTAAGGCACAGGCAGCACATGATTCCGTCAGCAGAAGCGAGTTTGATATTATGGACCGAAATGCAGACGAGAGGGGTCGCGTCGATGACATGAGAGGTACCCCCATGGGAGTCGGCAACTTGGAAGAGTTAATCGACGACGACCATGCCATTGTTTCCAGTGCTACCGGACCAGAGTACTACGTTTCCATCATGTCCTTCGTTGATAAGGACTTGCTGGAGCCTGGTGCCAGCATTCTGTTACACCACAAGTCTGTCTCCGTTGTCGGTGTGCTCACCGAGGAGTCCGACCCCCTGGTGTCCGTGATGAAGCTTGACAAGGCACCGACGGAGTCTTATGCGGATATCGGTGGTCTTGAGACTCAGATCCAAGAGGTTCGAGAATCCGTCGAGCTTCCGCTGCTCCACCCTGAGCTGTATGAAGAGATGGGTATCAAGCCCCCCAAAGGTGTCATTCTCTACGGTGCCCCGGGAACCGGAAAAACGCTGCTTGCCAAGGCAGTCGCCAATCAAACAAGTGCCACTTTCCTCCGGATTGTCGGCAGTGAACTGATCCAGAAATACCTCGGTGACGGACCTCGTTTGGTGCGACAGATTTTCCAGGTTGCTGCGGAACACGCTCCTTCCATTGTCTTCATTGATGAAATTGATGCCATCGGTACGAAGCGTTACGACTCAACTTCGGGTGGTGAACGAGAAATTCAGCGTACTatgcttgagcttcttaACCAGTTGGACGGTTTCGATGACCGCGGAGATGTCAAGGTTATCATGGCCACTAACAAGATTGAAACACTTGACCCTGCTTTGATTCGTCCTGGTCGTATTGATCGAAAGATTCTCTTCGAAAACCCAGACC AAAataccaagaagaagatcttcaCCCTGCATACATCCAAGATGTCCCTCGGCGATGATGTCGATCTCGACGAGTTTATCAACCAGAAAGACGATCTTTCAGGTGCAGATATCCGAGCAATCTGTACCGAAGCCGGTTTGATGGCTTTGAGAGAACGTCGTATGAGAGTGCAAATGGAGGATTTCCGCTCCGCTAGGGAACGTATTATGAAGACGAAGCAAGACGGAGGCCCTGTGGAAGGCTTGTACCTGTAG
- a CDS encoding WD40 repeat domain-containing protein (uncharacterized conserved protein, contains WD40 repeat), whose amino-acid sequence MDGFDEEAFKKFFPGSFGKQERKTDVNTQIDRTKRTHVSAKTTADDDKAGLISDEQANVQTGAEDRKDKSESDSDNESDDSDSDDEDEDEFPVSHELVLKTHERAVTTLTVDPSGSRLITGSTDCTIKLHDFASMTPSTVRAFKSVDPTAKKQSALQEAHAVHYAAFNPLSPGYVMVVSATPQPRILDRDGETITEFMKGDMYLRDLHNTKGHISEVTSGAWCPTDENLCVTAGSDSTVRIWDANIGRSQKEVIMHKSRAAGSAGRSKMTAVAWGSPKQGGPNVLIAAALDGSLMMWSGNGPFTRPSGEIRDAHTRDTWTSGLDISSDGRLVVTKGGDDTIKLWDTRKFKQPISTVAHPSSSSRYPTSNIVFSPTSANVLTGSETGHLHILNPATLKPELVTPVTPGSPLITVQWHEKLNQILTGSANAETHVLYNPDMSSKGAALVMSKAPKRRHIDDDPNLTMDLSQGISGDNVVVGSNGVPHYSSATWSSRHPTIGLTASGRPRDPRRPHLPATTPFAKSQPDEKHIRENIPLSSMRDEDPREALLKYAEKAEKDPVFTKAWKETQPKTIYREISDDEGEQEPDKKRARR is encoded by the coding sequence ATGGACGGATtcgatgaagaagctttcAAGAAGTTCTTTCCAGGCAGCTTcgggaaacaagaaagaaagactgATGTCAACACTCAGATAGACCGCACCAAGCGGACACATGTATCTGCCAAGACTACCGCAGATGATGACAAGGCAGGTTTGATTAGCGACGAGCAAGCTAACGTTCAAACTGGAGCTGAAGACCGAAAAGACAAGAGTGAAAGCGACAGCGATAATGAGTCTGATGATTCTGActccgatgacgaggacgaggacgagtttCCTGTCTCACACGAACTTGTCCTTAAAACTCATGAGCGCGCCGTAACAACTCTCACAGTGGACCCATCAGGCTCGCGTTTAATCACAGGGTCAACAGATTGTACGATTAAACTACATGATTTCGCTTCAATGACCCCTTCGACGGTGCGCGCCTTCAAGTCCGTTGATCCTACCGCGAAGAAACAGTCCGCTTTGCAGGAGGCGCACGCCGTGCATTATGCTGCGTTCAATCCCCTGTCGCCAGGCTATGTCATGGTCGTTTCTGCTACACCCCAGCCGAGAATCCTCGATCGCGACGGCGAGACCATTACTGAATTCATGAAAGGAGACATGTACTTGAGAGATCTTCATAATACCAAGGGGCATATATCGGAGGTTACCAGCGGCGCATGGTGTCCCACCGACGAGAACCTGTGTGTTACTGCAGGATCGGACAGTACGGTACGTATATGGGACGCCAATATTGGGCGGTCACAGAAAGAAGTCATAATGCATAAGTCAAGAGCGGCTGGATCCGCTGGTCGGAGCAAGATGACTGCTGTTGCATGGGGTTCCCCAAAGCAGGGTGGACCTAATGTGCTCATTGCTGCTGCCCTTGACGGAAGTTTAATGATGTGGAGTGGGAATGGGCCATTTACTCGACCTAGTGGTGAGATACGGGATGCTCATACGCGCGACACATGGACTAGCGGGCTTGATATCAGCTCGGATGGAAGACTGGTTGTCACCAAGGGCGGTGACGATActatcaagctctgggatactAGGAAGTTCAAGCAGCCGATTTCAACAGTGGCGCACCCGTCCAGCTCCTCCCGATACCCGACTTCGAACATCGTATTCTCACCCACATCCGCGAATGTCCTCACGGGCTCGGAAACTGGTCATCTACACATTTTGAACCCCGCGACATTGAAGCCGGAATTGGTCACACCGGTCACACCGGGATCGCCTTTGATTACCGTTCAATGGCATGAAAAACTCAATCAGATCCTCACTGGCTCTGCCAACGCTGAGACTCATGTACTTTACAACCCTGACATGTCGTCCAAAGGTGCCGCCTTGGTTATGTCCAAGGCACCCAAACGCCGGCACATTGATGATGACCCGAACCTTACCATGGACCTTTCACAAGGTATCTCGGGTGACAACGTTGTTGTCGGATCGAACGGTGTGCCCCATTATAGCTCGGCAACCTGGTCTTCCCGTCACCCAACCATTGGGCTTACGGCGTCAGGACGGCCCAGGGATCCACGGAGACCGCATTTGCCAGCAACGACTCCCTTCGCCAAGTCGCAGCCGGATGAGAAACATATTCGCGAGAATATTCCTCTCAGTTCGATGCGCGATGAGGATCCCCGAGAAGCGTTGCTGAAATAcgccgagaaggccgagaaggacCCGGTTTTCACTAAGGCATGGAAGGAGACTCAACCGAAAACGATATACAGGGAGATtagtgacgatgaaggcGAGCAAGAGCCGGATAAGAAAAGAGCCAGGCGATGA
- a CDS encoding DUF803 domain membrane protein (uncharacterized conserved protein): MAHLHEVPLAAGLLTTFVPSAVPTPTLSSLYVSPSSQPFPTLASDPGYDDGGGGGGGMHEWSSLIGIVTALIGNILISLALNIQRYAHIRIEREWEHQKLQKEAEWKRANPGRGSTDTYGSVADHEYNDYETRGRNKSRRFARYRDESPEVRFVHHDQPHIDLGPEDDDEMDTNAHQDQMDESFMSDRTVRPGDLRRKSYLRSPYWWVGIVLMCVGEIGNFMAYGFAPASIVSPLGVVALISNCVIAPILLKEKFRGRDFWGVVVAVTGAVVVVLSASSSEEKIGPHDIWVMITRWEFETYVGISTVLIIGLLWASGKYGSRTVLIDVGLVALFGGYTALSTKGVSSLLSFTLWHVITFPITYLLVFVLVFSAVLQIRYINRALQRFDSTQVIPTQFVLFTLSVIIGSAVLYRDFENYTLDRAGKFVGGCLLTFLGVYFITSGRVRNDDESSYSNDEEEAIGLLAGERYRDSVDMSPPARHVRVQKPSRIPLETQAENMQSPSGSLLSHGIEGIDEGQRTPRGVSSAAPSSPVGSLTADSLTGQSLQPSPPMHPNSLLTNPWADAHESAIVTPKSEPQIPQIDRPVTPEQSRPTTSGSPVLLRFPPAPGIEDNNLKVPAASGTETASPGIRSSTVPQTPPARRLRNSISSRFSPGPLLPTISAGFSAVVAESLRRGETSPVKDRKSVRRHRGKQLSTTIVDGFLRSRDGENANIDEGLGPRGVLPTARFNSTGDIATAPVTAGQSTTTLDTEDAPQNLQPDGSTSVSRIRSLSDSWSGGLAWLGGTLRKVNGHGNGHEQIAESQTNEEETGANTQA; the protein is encoded by the exons ATGGCTCACCTCCACGAGGTGCCTCTAGCAGCGGGTCTGCTCACGACCTTCGTTCCTTCCGCCGTCCCCACGCCGACCCTCTCGTCGTTATAtgtttccccttcttcccagccaTTCCCGACGTTGGCCTCGGACCCCGGATATGACGACGGCGGCGGAGGTGGGGGAGGAATGCATGAATGGTCTTCACTCATCGGCATCGTGACTGCGCTAATCGGCAACATCCTGATCTCCTTGGCCCTCAATATTCAGCGCTATGCCCATATCAGGATCGAGCGAGAATGGGAGCATCAAAAACTACAAAAGGAGGCGGAATGGAAACGTGCAAATCCAGGCCGGGGGTCGACAGACACTTATGGTTCGGTTGCGGATCATGAATACAACGACTACGAAACTCGGGGTAGAAACAAATCCCGCCGCTTCGCTCGTTATAGGGACGAGTCCCCAGAAGTTAGGTTCGTCCATCATGATCAGCCCCATATTGATCTTGGACccgaggacgatgatgagatggacaCGAATGCGCATCAGGATCAAATGGATGAGTCGTTCATGTCGGATCGGACTGTGCGACCGGGGGATCTGCGCCGGAAATCATACCTTCGCTCTCCGTACTGGTGGGTCGGAATCGTGTTGATGTGCGTCGGCGAGATCGGAAACTTCATGGCATATGGTTTTGCTCCAGCGTCGATTGTTTCCCCATTGGGCGTCGTGGCCTTGATATCGAATTGCGTCATTGCTCCGATTCtgctgaaggagaaattCCGGGGACGCGACTTCTGGGGCGTGGTCGTGGCGGTCACCGGTGCAGTGGTAGTCGTTCTCAGCGCTAGTTCGtccgaggagaagatcggaCCGCATGATATCTGGGTGATGATTACCCGCTGGGAGTTTGAGACTTATGTAGGCATTTCCACCGTGTTGATCATTGGGCTCTTGTGGGCAAGTGGAAAGTATGGGTCACGAACGGTTTTGATTGATGTTGGGCTCGTGGCACTTTTTG GTGGATATACTGCCCTATCAACAAAGGGTGTTTCGTCACTGTTGTCCTTCACTCTATGGCATGTGATTACCTTTCCAATCACCTACCTTCTGGTTTTTGTCCTGGTTTTCAGCGCTGTATTGCAGATTCGCTACATCAACCGTGCTCTCCAGCGTTTTGATTCCACCCAGGTGATCCCAACCCAGTTTGTGCTTTTCACACTGTCTGTCATCATTGGAAGTGCGGTGCTGTACCGGGATTTCGAAAACTACACTCTTGACCGTGCCGGGAAGTTTGTGGGCGGTTGTCTCCTGACCTTTCTAGGCGTATATTTCATCACCAGTGGCAGGGTCCGCAATGACGACGAGTCTTCGTACTCTaatgacgaagaggaagctATTGGTCTGCTGGCAGGAGAGAGGTACCGTGATAGCGTCGACATGTCACCTCCTGCGCGTCATGTAAGAGTGCAGAAACCTTCACGGATTCCTTTGGAAACCCAGGCAGAGAATATGCAGTCCCCCTCCGGGTCGCTCCTTAGTCACGGTATTGAGGGTATTGACGAGGGCCAGCGTACGCCCCGGGGTGTTTCATCTGctgctccatcttctcccgTTGGTTCATTGACCGCCGACTCTCTCACCGGACAGTCTCTACAGCCTTCCCCTCCCATGCACCCTAACTCTCTCCTAACTAATCCTTGGGCTGATGCTCATGAGTCGGCCATTGTGACCCCCAAGTCCGAGCCCCAAATCCCCCAAATTGACCGTCCAGTCACTCCTGAACAGTCGAGGCCGACAACATCTGGCTCACcggttcttcttcgtttcccaCCAGCGCCTGGCATCGAAGACAATAACCTCAAGGTTCCTGCCGCCTCGGGAACGGAAACCGCATCGCCAGGGATCCGAAGTAGTACGGTTCCACAGACGCCACCGGCACGCCGACTACGGAATTCGATATCGTCACGTTTCTCGCCTGGCCCGCTACTTCCGACTATCTCTGCCGGGTTCAGTGCAGTGGTAGCAGAGTCCCTACGCCGTGGTGAAACGAGTCCGGTAAAGGATCGCAAGTCCGTGCGGAGGCATCGGGGCAAGCAACTCAGTACAACCATTGTAGATGGTTTTCTTCGCAGCCGCGACGGCGAAAATGCCAACATCGATGAGGGATTAGGGCCCCGCGGTGTGCTGCCGACGGCAAGGTTTAACTCCACCGGCGATATTGCCACCGCTCCTGTCACTGCAGGACAATCCACCACTACTTTGGATACAGAGGATGCTCCACAAAACCTGCAGCCCGATGGCTCTACTTCTGTATCTCGGATTCGAAGCCTAAGTGACTCCTGGAGTGGAGGCCTAGCATGGCTGGGTGGCACTTTACGCAAAGTGAATGGCCACGGCAACGGACATGAGCAGATCGCCGAGTCACAGACTAACGAGGAGGAAACTGGCGCAAATACGCAGGCGTAA